From the genome of Thermodesulfobacteriota bacterium:
GAAAAAATCCTGCACCCGGGACAGGCCCCGGCGGCCGATGACGATGGTGCCGAAATTGCCGGCGTCCGCCTCCCGGACGATTTCCTCGGCCCGGCTGGCCGCCCCGGAAACCACTTTTCCGGTAACCTTTTTTTCATCAAAGCCGGCTTTGATCAGCCGCTTTTTGAACTGATCGATTTTCCGGATGACTTCATCCTGCATCAGCGTGATAATTTCCGGCGGCAGGTATTCCGGCGTCATGGGGTTTAACGTGCCCATGCCGCGGATGACATGAAAAAGCTCCGCCGAATAATCGTAGGGGCCGAAGTACCGTCCGATGAAATCAACGGCCTGGGTGGAGGCGGGTGATCCGTCCACGGCGAGCAACAGCTTTTTGTTGTGGGGCCGTCTGCCGGCCAGCATCATCGGCACATCCGGGAATTTGGAGATCAGTTTGGTGGAAACGCTGCCCAGGGTGATGCTTTTGATGGTTCCCATTCCCCGCCGGCGCAGGATAACCGAGTCATATCCTTTTTTGCATTCGTCCAGGATGTCCCGGGCGATTCCTTTTTCCCGCTGATGAATTTTTATTTTTACCTGTTTTTCCTCAAAACCGGCGGCAATCAGACGGCGTTTGGCCTCCGCCATGAATTTTTCAAGTGATTCCAGTTTCTCCTTGCGCCACTCTTCAAAACCTTTCAGGACAGTCGGCCGGATGGGGTCCGTGTCCAGATCCCAGTAACACTCCGGGATTTCGCTGTAGACCTGATACAGCACCAGCTCTCCCTTGCGGAAGGCTTCCACTTCCCTGATATAGTCAATCGTCATCCAGGATCGGTCAGAACCGTCGACTAAAACCAGTATTTTCTGTTTTTTCTTCATGGTTCATCTCCTCCCAATCAAAGTTAACTTACCGTGTTACCTGGCTTCCCCTGTGGTCGGCTACATATCAATGGTTCCGGTCCTGATTCTAATCCGGCCCGGCATCGCCATATATAAAAGCAAATATAGTGCCACCTTATGTATATCCCCGGTCGTTTGACGTGAATCGGTCGCGATGGTAATGGCGTATGATAAAACGTTGCGATTATAGGAGGTTAGTTGCCATCACGGATCCTGTTCCATGGCAGGCATGGGAACGAGGCGAGGCGAAAACAAGGCCTGGTGACGGACCGCCGGAAATAATGCTGAAATTCTTTACAAGATGAAAAAGGTTTTCCCTCTGCGCCGTCCCGTATCCGGCGCGGAGGGACCAATGGAACCGGTGGGGGGAACGATTTTCAGGACAGGGGGAATACCGGCTGAATCTTTTCCGCCTCGGCCGGATCGACGGGACAGAAACGGTTGAGGCATATTTTGCTGATAATGATAGTGACCAGGGCGGTGGGGATATAGACATAGAGGAAGACCGCGGTCATGGAATCGTTAAAACGGCTGGCAATACCAATGGACGCGGTCAACTCCATAAGAACAATTAAATCGATGACAATCATCATCCAGCCTCTTTTTGTTATCATGAGCTTTCTCCTTCCGGAATTCCGGACGGCGGTCGCTCCCGCGCATGGAGAGCGACCGCGCCGGATTGCTGTTGCCGTTATTTTTTCATCAGGTCCTGCTTGGTGACATTCATTACCTTGGTAGCGATCTTGCGGTTGTCCTCATTTCTGTAGGCAATGCGCAGGATATTTCCGGGTTCGGGTTTGGCGCCGATTTTCGCCTGCGAAACATCATATTCGCTTTCAATATTCGTAGCCACCCCGTATTTTGCTTCCTTGCTGAAGTTGGTGTCGTACTCTTTAATTTTAATTATTTTGCTTTCCATATTGTATTCCAGGCATTCTCCCTGGACGACTTCCTCGGCCAAAGCGGAAGTGGTCAGTAACAACCCGAAAATACAGATACCGATGATCAGATATGATTTCATGATTGAATCGTCTCCTTTCCCTTGAAGTTCCTCTGATTGGTCATGGGCTCATATTTCTGCAGCCGCTTTTTTCTCTCTTAATTCCTCGATAGCCCCCGCCAGCATGATCTTGACGATGTAGACGCAGATGGCGCCGATGGTACCCAGAATCAGTACCGCGGCGGCTGAATTGAAACCGAATTCCTTCAGGATGATGGAAATCATGCAGCAGATAACCGCGATACCGAAGGCGATACGAATGCCGTAGCCCTTGGCGTACTTGGTGGCCACCGTGCCGATCTGGGCGCCGATGGCCGCGCCGGTCAGCATGACGAAGACCGCCACGATTTCGATCCGGCCCTTGATGGCGTAGGTGAAGGCACCGTAGAGGCCGGAAATCATGACCTCAAACAGGTCCGTGCCCACGGCGATATGGGTCGGGCAGCCGATCAGGTAAACCAGGGAAGGCATGCGGATCAGCCCGCCGCCGATGCCCAGAAAACCGGCCAGTATGCCGGTGAGCAAGCTCACGGACATGGGCAGCCAGGCGGAGCAGGTAAAACCGGCGTTCTTGAAATGGACCATGGGCGGGATCTTGATTTTATGAAGGCTTTTGTACCAGGTGATGCCTTCGGCCCCGTGTTCGCCCACGTCTCCGGCCGCTTTTTTCCGGGTGGCTTTATAGTAGTCATAGAAGACCAAAAACGCGATCAGGGACAGCAGGCCCACATACACCCAACGCACGACCGTTCCTATATTGCCGGCCTTTTCAAGGTGCATGACAATTTGAGCGCCTATTTCAATGCCTACCATGGTACCCACGACCATCACCATCCCGAGCTTGTAGTCAACATTGCCGAACTTGGAATGACGGATGGTGGATACCATGGATTTGCCGGCGATATGGGCCATGTCCGTACCAATGGCAAAGGCCATGGGAAAGCCCAGAATATTCAGCCCCGGCGTTACCATCCAGGCACCGCCCATTCCGAAAAATCCGCCGATGGTGCCTACGGCAAATCCGATCAACACCAGCCCCGGCCAGAAGATATTCAACCCTGCTATCGGCATATACATGTATAACCAGTCCATATGTCTATTTCTCCTTATTTAAAAAAAATGTTGAATCAATGCTCCAGTATCTTCCGGCTCTTCAGGTCCAGACCGGTTTTCGACATGAGCCAGTCCATTAAAAATCCCAGGAGTGCGCCATAGGCAGCTGTAAGAACCGTGCACCAGGTGGCAAAAATCACCATGTTGTGATTGTATGCGTCGGCCATGTACTTCATAAAGGCGGTATACAGTCCGTCACCCATCAGAACCCTGGTATCCGCGACCACGATCAGCTCGCTTGCTCCGCCGCCTCCTCCTGCCATCGCCATGGACGGTAACAGCAGCGCCAGAACAATGAAACAGCATACTGTAACTCGAATTTTCTTTGCCATGATCTTTTCCTCCTTACAGTTAGTTAGTGGTTTTTAAAATATGTTGACTTGAACTTGGTTTGGTTGCACAATTATTTTGACGAATGAGATAGCAATACCCGTGCCATGATTGTATGGCACCCGGATTGCGATATTTACAAATATTTTATAGATATTTGATTTAAAGAATAATATTCAGGAAATTGTGATGGGTATATTAGATCGGTTTGCTGAAGGAATGGCCAACGCCTCCCCTAATCGTGCAAAAGGGTTCAGCTTGCGAACCCGGCTTCTCATGTACATTATCCCCGCGGTGGTTCTTGTTCTGATGCTGACTGGATATATTAACTATCAGACATCATTAAATTTTATAAACGAAGCCCTGGAGCGGTCCAGCCGTATTCAGGTAAAGGCCATGGCCCACGAGATCGATTCGCTTTTTGCGCGGTGCCGGGAGGATTTGCTTCTTGTCGCGCAAGTTGCCGGTGACGGAAGGGGGTTGCACGAAAACTTTTCACGTCTGGTGGCGACTCGGAAAACAGACTATCATGAATTACTCTTTATCTCGCATAAAAAAGGCCATCATATTTTTCTTCTGGCAAAAGGGAATCAGATTTTTCCGGTTTCCCAGGAGGCCATCGCTGATATTACACCCGATCCGTTTGTTACCATCGGCTATCTGGAAAAACTGAATGCCGGAGATGTCTGGATTTCCCCGGTTACGGAAGTACAGGAACCCTTTCCCACTGACAATCATCCGGACCAGAAGATCCGTTCCCATGTCATTTATTTTGGAACGCCCTGTTATTCCGATAATGGAGAAAAGTCCGGTTATCTGCTGTTGTCTCTGGATGTCCGTTTTATCCGTAATCTCCTTTCTGTTTTAAATTCGCCCCGTTCACCTCTGTGGGCTTTTTCACGGACGTCAGAAACCCGTTTTATCTATCTGTTCGATCTGGAAGGATGGATTCTTTTTCAATCAGAAGATCCGGAAGCGGTGGATCTGGATCTGACCACTCATCTGGCCCGGATGGATTACAGCTATGGAACCCTGGGAAAGCCGGGGCTGCCCTTTGCCTACAGGCCCGGATCGATTTATCAGCCGTTCTGGAAAATGGTGAAAGACGTCGAGGCTGGTAAACACGAACTGATTGAGTTGAAAGCCGCTCCTCATGAGGGGCAGACCGTGCGGGACTATTACCTGACGTATACCCCGGTTTCTTTTGAAGGCCGGGTATACGCCGGTCTGGCTTATATCGATCGTTCCCGGTTTGCCCTGCTGGCCCAGTACAAGCATTTGGACACCATGCTGATTCTATCCCTTATCACCATCCTTGTTATCTCTTCGGTGATTTTCGTTCTTTCTCATATGATTACCAAACCCATTTACAAACTGGCCGGAGCGGTGGCTGATACGCAAAACCGTCCGCTTGAGCCGATCCGGATTAAATCGTCGATTTACGAGGTCCGGATGCTGCAGCAGGCCATCAACGCCATGATCGAAGCGATCAAGGCCCAGATCGTCGCCATCCGGGAACAGGAAAAACGGATCCGGAGTGTGGAAAACAAGGAGAAAATCAATCTGGAGGAAGCGTTCCCCGCGGTTACGCAACCGACATCCGCGGATGACCTGCCGGAGATCGTCGGATTCGGCAGCCGCATGGAACAGTTCAAAGCTTCTATCCGCAAAGCGTCCCGGGCCGACGCCGATGTCCTGATTATCGGTGAAACCGGCACTGGCAAGCAGCTGGCCGCCGAAGCAATCCA
Proteins encoded in this window:
- a CDS encoding universal stress protein, producing the protein MKKKQKILVLVDGSDRSWMTIDYIREVEAFRKGELVLYQVYSEIPECYWDLDTDPIRPTVLKGFEEWRKEKLESLEKFMAEAKRRLIAAGFEEKQVKIKIHQREKGIARDILDECKKGYDSVILRRRGMGTIKSITLGSVSTKLISKFPDVPMMLAGRRPHNKKLLLAVDGSPASTQAVDFIGRYFGPYDYSAELFHVIRGMGTLNPMTPEYLPPEIITLMQDEVIRKIDQFKKRLIKAGFDEKKVTGKVVSGAASRAEEIVREADAGNFGTIVIGRRGLSRVQDFFMGRVSYKVIHSGRDFTVWVV
- a CDS encoding sulfite exporter TauE/SafE family protein, whose translation is MDWLYMYMPIAGLNIFWPGLVLIGFAVGTIGGFFGMGGAWMVTPGLNILGFPMAFAIGTDMAHIAGKSMVSTIRHSKFGNVDYKLGMVMVVGTMVGIEIGAQIVMHLEKAGNIGTVVRWVYVGLLSLIAFLVFYDYYKATRKKAAGDVGEHGAEGITWYKSLHKIKIPPMVHFKNAGFTCSAWLPMSVSLLTGILAGFLGIGGGLIRMPSLVYLIGCPTHIAVGTDLFEVMISGLYGAFTYAIKGRIEIVAVFVMLTGAAIGAQIGTVATKYAKGYGIRIAFGIAVICCMISIILKEFGFNSAAAVLILGTIGAICVYIVKIMLAGAIEELREKKAAAEI
- a CDS encoding DVU0150 family protein, producing MAKKIRVTVCCFIVLALLLPSMAMAGGGGGASELIVVADTRVLMGDGLYTAFMKYMADAYNHNMVIFATWCTVLTAAYGALLGFLMDWLMSKTGLDLKSRKILEH
- a CDS encoding sigma 54-interacting transcriptional regulator, which gives rise to MGILDRFAEGMANASPNRAKGFSLRTRLLMYIIPAVVLVLMLTGYINYQTSLNFINEALERSSRIQVKAMAHEIDSLFARCREDLLLVAQVAGDGRGLHENFSRLVATRKTDYHELLFISHKKGHHIFLLAKGNQIFPVSQEAIADITPDPFVTIGYLEKLNAGDVWISPVTEVQEPFPTDNHPDQKIRSHVIYFGTPCYSDNGEKSGYLLLSLDVRFIRNLLSVLNSPRSPLWAFSRTSETRFIYLFDLEGWILFQSEDPEAVDLDLTTHLARMDYSYGTLGKPGLPFAYRPGSIYQPFWKMVKDVEAGKHELIELKAAPHEGQTVRDYYLTYTPVSFEGRVYAGLAYIDRSRFALLAQYKHLDTMLILSLITILVISSVIFVLSHMITKPIYKLAGAVADTQNRPLEPIRIKSSIYEVRMLQQAINAMIEAIKAQIVAIREQEKRIRSVENKEKINLEEAFPAVTQPTSADDLPEIVGFGSRMEQFKASIRKASRADADVLIIGETGTGKQLAAEAIHRHSRRSGRPFISVNCGELSENLLLDTLFGHVKGAFTEARTDRRGAFLEADGGTIFLDEIQTASPNVQQALLRAVAMRTIKQLGSDQDIAMDVRVICATNEDLNRMIEKQQFRADLYYRINVITINTPPLREQKENIPVLINHFLEQVRTSTGRRTLGISKGALEKMKNHDWPGNIRELKNAITRAGVMCEGNTIQAGDILIEGGGYPDADMDISADPETRLTYPSLLSEENIAGNGNGSRSQRAVSIAGFQNGIPLNERQKRVYPYILSRGTITRSEYQAQAGGSISSRTAIYDLQDLVQKGLLKKEGLGPATRYLTPD